In a genomic window of Primulina huaijiensis isolate GDHJ02 chromosome 10, ASM1229523v2, whole genome shotgun sequence:
- the LOC140985981 gene encoding zinc finger protein ZOP1-like has product MISRNIFLLKAKRSYQKDLASFQEARDSNANALLAEDNNKGTGGGSSISEDWEYESSSGYYYNQRTNCYYDPNSGFFYTDSIGKWVTREEALAASQESSEYIGKKSIMGKPPLATVNKPTTESKSASIAQTAPPPGRVVSTPLNPMRSIKGAPSSVTVSKRKRAAEKPQAVSEEEAAAMKAREAARKRVEKREKPLLGLYKR; this is encoded by the exons ATGATCTCCAGAAATATTTTTCTGCTG AAAGCCAAGCGCAGCTATCAGAAGGACTTGGCATCTTTTCAGGAGGCAAGGGATTCTAATGCAAATGCCCTGCTTGCTGAGGACAATAATAAAGGAACTGGGGGAGGTTCCTCTATATCTGAAG ATTGGGAGTACGAAAGTTCATCAGGCTATTATTACAATCAAAGGACTAATTGCTATTATGATCCAAACTCTGGCTTTTTTTATACAGATTCTATAG GTAAGTGGGTGACAAGAGAGGAGGCCCTTGCTGCATCTCAAGAATCATCAGAATATATCGGGAAGAAATCTATAATGGGGAAACCACCATTAGCAACAGTTAATAAACCGACCACTGAGTCTAAGAGTGCTTCAATCGCTCAGACAGCACCTCCACCTGGGCGTGTTGTCTCCACACCACTCAATCCAATGCGATCTATTAAGGGTGCTCCTTCGTCTGTCACCGTTAGTAAGAGAAAAAGGGCAGCTGAAAAGCCTCAAGCTGTATCTGAAGAGGAAGCAGCTGCCATGAAGGCTAGGGAAGCTGCAAGGAAGAGAGTCGAAAAAAGAGAAAAACCATTGCTCGGACTTTATAAGCGCTAG